The nucleotide window TTCCACTGATCCACCGCTCGCAATTGCCCACCACCGCCCACTACCGCCTAAGCCCGGAGAATCGTCAATGAGTTCGCGTCGCACGTTCCTGCGTCAGTCCACCGCTCTGGCCGCGCTCGCCGCCGCCACCACCGCACCGTTTGCCGCGCGCGCTGCGGGCAAGCCCATCAAGATCGGCGTGTTGCACCCGGTCACCGGTGCGCTTGCGTATTCGGGCCAGCAGTGCCGCCTCGGCGCGCTGCTCGCCATTGACGACATCAACGCGGCCGGTGGCATCAAGTCGCTCGGCGGCGCGCCCATCGAAGCCGTGCTTGGCGATGCGCAGTCGCGCCCCGAAGCCGGTTCGGCCGAAGTGGAGAAGATGAACGAAGCCGGCGTGTCGGCAATCGTCGGTGCCTATGCATCGGCGATCTGTCTGGCGACGACGCAGACCGCAGCAAAATACGGTCTGCCGCACGTGGTGGATGTCGGCGTCGCCGATCAGATCGTCGAGCGGGGTCTCACCAACACCTTCCGCTTCGGCCCGGGCTATCGCATGTGTTCGCTGCGCGCGGTCGACGACCTCGCCGCACTCAACGATGCGGCGGGCAAGCCTGCCAAAACGGTGATGATCGTGCATGAAGAGTCGCTCTTCGGCACCGGTACCGCTGCCTTGTTGCAGAAGGAATTGCCGGCGCGCGGCTTCGAAGTGAAGGAAGTCATCAAGCATGCCAACCCGACGCGCGACTTCAACAACATCGTGCTGCGCATGCGCTCGGTGAACCCGGACATCGTGATTCCGGCGAACTACTACAACGAGTACGCGCTGCTGCTGCGCGCCATGAAGCAGCAGAAGATCCGCCCGAAAGCCATCTACTCGGTGCTGGGCGGTGCGGCGTCGAGCTACAAGTTCCTGAAGGAGTTTCCCGAGATCGCCGACGGCATCATCGATTGCAACCACTGGTTCAATCCGAAGGATGCGCGCGTGGCCTCGCTAAAGAAGCGCACGGAAGCCAAGGGGGCGTTCTTCAGCTACGAAGTCTTCATGACGTACACCGCCATGATGCTGCTGGCCGACGCCATCGAGCATGCCAAATCGGTCGATCGCGCGGCGATCACGGCGGCGCTCGCGGCAAGCACGTTCAAGGATCACCTGATGCCCTACGGCCCCACGAAGTTCGTGAACGGCCAGAACACGGGCGCGCAGCCGCTGCTCACGCAAGTCTCCGGCGGCGACATCAAGGTGATTCTGCCGGACAGCTACCGTCAGGTCGCGCCGGTCTTCCCGCTCAAGGCCTGACGCGATGCTCGACCCGGTCATTCTGCTCTCGGCCCTGCTCAACGGGCTGACGACCGGCGCGGTGTATGCCCTTATCGCGCTCGGTCTCACGCTCGTCTACGGCGTGCTGCACATCATCAATTTCGCGCACGGCGCAGCGCTCATGGTGGCCCTGTACGCCGTCTGGCTGCTCCGCGAGAAGCTCGGCATCGACCCCTATCTGGCGCTGCCGTTCGTCACGCTCGGCATGTTTGCGCTCGGCTATGCGTTGCAGCGGGTGGTCATCGAGCGGGCGAGCCACGGCAAGGACGAGAACATTCTGCTCGTCACGCTCGGGCTGGCCATCGTGCTGGAGAACCTGGCACTCGTGTGGTTCAAGTCGGACACCCACACCATCGACACGCCGTACACGCTCGCTACCGTCGATATCGGGCCGGTCATGCTGGCCGTGCCGAAGCTGATCGCCTTCGGCGGTGCACTCGCAACGGCAGCCATCCTGTTCTGGATCATGCGCGCTACCGATCTTGGCCGCGCGATTCGGGCGGTCGCGAAAGAGAAGCACGGCGCAAAGCTCATGGGGATCGACGTGGAGCGCGTATATGCGGTGTCGTTCGGCATCGGCATGGCCTGCGTCGGGGCGGCGGCGTGTTTCCTGTTGCCGACGTACTACGTCAATCCGCAGGTCGGCGGTGGCTTCGTACTGGTGGCCTTCACGATCGTTGTGCTCGGTGGCATGGGCAGCTTCACGGGGGCACTGGCCGGTGGCTTGCTCATCGGTGTGGTCGAGTCGCTCGGCGGCCTGTGGTTGGGCGATTCGCTCGGCCAGATGGGCATCTTCGCCATTTTCATCATCGTCGTGCTGCTGCGTCCGCAGGGGCTGTTCGGTGCGCGCGCCTAAGGAGCCTGAAGACATGTGCAGGAGCAAACGATGAAGGACCTTCGATTAATTGTGCTGTTCGGGGTCGTCGTCACGGCGCTGCTCGCCACGTTGCAGTCGGGCGTGTGGCTGTCGTTTCTGATGATGACGCTCTACACCGTGCTGCTATCGCAGTCGTGGAATATTCTGGGCGGTTTTGGCGGGCAACTGTCGTTCGGCCATGCGTTGTTTTTCGGCGTAGGTGCCTACGCGCAGGCGATTGCACAACTGCAATGGGGCTGGAATCCGTGGCTGGCGATGCCGTTCGCCATTGCGATGGGAACGCTCGTTGCTGTGGTCGTGGGGGCAGTGACGTTCCGCTACGGCCTCAAGGGTTCGTACTTTGCGCTTGTGACGCTGGCGTTTGCCGAGGTCTTTCGCATTCTTGCCGTGTCGTTGCCGTTCACCGGCGCAGGCGTCGGCTTGATGGTGCCGTTGCATCAAAGCGCCGCGAACTTGCAATTCGCTTCGCCGCGCGGCTACGCCTTCGTGCTGCTGACGTTCGTCATGGGGGCCTTGTTGGTCACGGCGTGGTTGCGCCATTCGCGCTTCGGCGCATGGTTGCAGGCCGTGCGCGATAACGAAAACGCGGCGCGGGCGGTCGGTGTCAACCCGCTGCGAGTGAAGCTCGGTGCCATCGCGTTGTCGGGGGCGTTCATGAGTGCGGCGGGCGTTTGCTACGTGCAGATGTTTCAGTACATCGACGCCGGCATTGCTTTCGGTTCGACCATCTCGGTCGAGGCGCTGGTGGGCGTGATCGTCGGCGGTCTGGGCACGCTATGGGGGCCGGTGCTTGGGGCAGCCGTGCTGTACACGCTCGGCGAACTCACACGCAACCTGTTTGGCGAATTGCCCGGCCTGTCGATGGTGATCTACGGCGCGGTGTTGATTCTGATCGTGATGTTCCTGCCGCGCGGCATCACCGGCGCGGGTGCCTCGGTGCGCCGTGCACTGGGCATGGGGAAAGACAAGCCGCAAGCGGACGGCACGTTCCGCGCAAGCGACACCAGCATTGCGAGTGCCACGAGCGCAACGAGCGCAACGAGCGCAACGAACATTGCGGCAAGTAAGGAGAAGGCCCGTGTCTGACGCCTTGTTGAAAGCCGATGGCCTGTCCATCACGTTCGGTGGCCTGAAGGCCGTGCAGGACGTCAGCCTGAGCATTCGGCCGGGCACGCTCACGGCGCTCGTGGGGCCGAACGGTGCGGGCAAGACGACGTTGTTCGGTTTGCTCTCGGGGTTTCTGACGCCCACGGCCGGAAGCGTCGAGTTTCAGGGACGCGACATCACCGGACAGGCGCCGTTTGTGACCGCGCGTCAGGGGCTCACGCGCACGTTCCAGATCGTGCAGCCGTTCGGCGCGCAAACCGTGCGCGAAAACATCGCCGTGGGTGCGCATCTCCATCAGGGCAATCGCCGCGCGGCACTGCGCGAAGCCGAGGAGATCGCGTTTCGCACGAACCTGCAAGCGCAGTTGGACAAGCCGGCTGCCGACCTGACCGTGTGCGGGCGCAAGCGTCTGGAACTCGCACGCGCACTGGCGACTCGCCCGCGCTTGCTGCTGCTCGACGAAGTACTCGCGGGGCTGAATCCGAGCGAGATCGACGAAATGATTCCCGTGGTGCGCGAGATTGCTGCCAGCGGTGTGACGGTGCTGATGATCGAGCACGTCATGCGCGCCGTGATGAGTCTGGCCGAACATGTGTGGGTGCTGGCGCAAGGCAAGCTGATTGCCGCAGGCACGCCGCAGGAAGTGACGTCGGACCCGGCGGTGGTGGAGGCCTATCTAGGCCATGGCACGGCGGCGCGGCTGGCGGCGCAGGCGGCCCAGTCGGCACAGGCCGGAGGTGCGCGATGAGCCATTTGCTCGAAGTCGAAGGCTTGCGCACGGGCTACGGCCGCGTGGAGGTGCTGCGAGGCGTCGATCTGACGGTCGGCGAAGGCGAGATCGTGGTGTTGCTTGGCAGCAATGGCGCAGGCAAATCCACGCTGAACAACACGCTCTCGGGAATCAATCCTGTCTGGGCGGGGAGGGTGCGCTTCGACGGCCATGACCTGACCGGCCGCCACTACCGCGAGGTGGTCAAGGCCGGGTTGATTCAAGTGCCTGAAGGGCGTCGCATTTTCCCTAACCTGAGCGTGCGTGAAAACCTGGCGCTCGGGGCATTCGCACGAGGCCGTGCCGGTCGCGAGCGCAGTCTGGAACGCATGCTCGATCTGTTCCCGCGTCTGCGTGAGCGCATCGCGCAGCCTGCCGGGACGATGTCCGGCGGCGAGCAGCAGATGCTTGCCATCGGGCGCGGGCTGATGGCCGAGCCGCGACTGCTGATTCTTGACGAACCCTCGCTGGGGCTCTCGCCACTCATGGTCGAAGAGCTGTTCGCCCTGATCGCACGCTTGCAACGCGATGGTCTGTCGATTCTGCTCGTCGAGCAGAACGTGGGGCAGTCGCTCGAAACCGGCCAGCGTGGCTACGTGCTGGAGAACGGCTCGATCCGTCACAGCGGCACGTGTGCGGAGTTGCTCGCGAGCAGCGAGCTTCGCCGTGCCTATCTCGGAATGTAAGGGACTTACCGTGGCTCAAACTCTGACGCAAAAGCTGCTGGCCGCCGCCTGCGGGCGCGCCGAAGTAGCGGTGGGCGAGATCGTGACCTGCCGGGTCGATCTCGCGATGTTTCATGACTCCAGCGGCCCGCGCCGTCTGCAACCGATGCTCGAATCACTCGGCGCGCAATTGTGGGACAAGTCGAAGGTCGTGCTGGTGATCGACCACTACGTGCCGGAATCGGACGACGAGTCGCGCCGTATCGTGCGCATCGCCCGCGACTGGGCGCAGGCACAGGCGTTGCCCAATGTCTACGACTCGGTCGGTATCTGTCACGTGGTCGTGCCTGAGCACGGACACCTTCGCCCCGGCATGTTCTGCGTGGGCGGCGATTCGCACTCGCCGACCGGCGGCGCGTTCGGTGCTTACATGTTCGGTATCGGCAGCACGGAGATGCTCGGCGTGGCGGTGTCTGGCGAAATCTGGGTGAAGGTGCCCACGACGATCCAGATGCGCTGGGACGGCCGCTTGGCCGATGGCGTGACGGCGAAAGACATGATGCTGCACATGATCGGGCGTTTCGGCATGAACGGCGGACGCTATCAGGCGATCGAGTTCTGCGGCGAGGCGGTGCGCGCGCTGTCGATGCAGGAGCGCATGACGCTCTCCAATATGAGTGCCGAACTGGGCTCGCAGGTGGGGCTGGTCGCGCCCGATGCGACGACCGTCGAGTATCTGCGCTCGGTCGGTGTTACCGATGGGATCGATGCCACCGATGTGACGCGCTGGCAAAGCGATGCGGATGCGGTGGCCGAAGTGCACGCGTTCGATGCCAATACGCTGGCCCCGCAAGTTGCCGCACCTCACAGTCCGGCCAACACGCGTGCGATCGATGCCTTTGCCGATATCTCCGTGGACGTGACCTATCTGGGCGCATGCACTGGCGCGAAGCTGGAGGATTTGCGGGCCGCCGCCCGCGTGCTCAAGGGGCGTCGCGTGGCCGAAGGTATGCGCTTCGTCGTCGCACCAGCGTCCGCGCGTGATCAGGCGCAGGCCGCGCGCGAGGGGGTGATGGACGTGCTGGTGGCCGCTGGGGCCCAAGTGCTGGCCAATACCTGCGGTGCCTGCGCAGGCTATGGCGGCTCGATTCCCGAAGGCGCGACGGTGATGTCGAGCACGGCGCGCAACTTCAAGGGCCGCATGGGCGCAGAGACCGCGCAGGTCTATCTCGGTTCGCCCTATACGGTGGCCGCTGCGGCGCTCACGGGCCGCATTGCCGATCCCCGCGACGTGCTCGCCTGACCCAGTTCTTTCAACGCCACTCATGACATTGCCAACGTCTTCTCCCGACGCACTTGCGCCCGTCCACCGCACCTGGGTGGTGGGTGCCGACATCGATACCGACGCGCTCGCACCGGGTGCCTACATGAAATTCGGCATCGACGAGATCGCTCGCCATTGCCTGCACCGCGTGCGCCCCGAATTTGCCGCGCAAGTCAGGCCGGGCGACGTGTTGGTGGCCGGTCCGAACTTCGGTATCGGCTCTTCCCGCGAACAGGCCGCTGCCGCGCTTGTGCATCTGGGTGTGCGCGCCGTGATCGCGCCGTCGTTCAACGGACTCTATTTCCGCAACGCCTTCAATGTGGGGCTGTTGCTGCTGACCTGCGCCGACGCGCAGTGCATTGCCGAGGGCGAGACCCTGCGGCTGGCACCGCGCGTCGGTTTTATCGAACGCGCCGACGGCAGCCGTCTCGCCTGCGAGAACGTGCCCGGCTTCCTGCTCGACATGGTCGAGGCGGGCGGTCTGCTCAATCTGCTCAAGCGGCGCAGTTCGACATCTCACGCGACACCTAACGGAGCTTCTTCATGCTAGATCCCGTCACCCTGGCGGTCCTCAAGGGCCGGCTGGAGCAGATCGCCGACGAAATGGACGCGACGCTCTACCGCAGTGCCTTCAACCCGATCATTGCCGAGGCGCACGACGCTTGCCACGGCATCTACGACGCGGCGACCGGCGCGACGCTCGTGCAAGGCAAGTCGGGCCTGCCGGTTTTCGTCGGTGCGATGGCCTTTGCCGTGCAGGCGGCGGCGCGCGCTGCGGCCGAGCGCGGCGGCATGGTCGAAGGCGACGTGTGGCTCTTCAACGACCCCTATGAAGGCGGCACACACGCAAACGACTTCAAGCTCGTGCGCCCCGTGTTTCGCAATGGCACGTTGTATTGCTTCCTCGCGTCCGCTGCCCATTGGCACGACGTGGGCGGCGCGGTGCCGGGCAACTACAACCCGGCGGCGACCGAGTGCTGGCAGGAGGCGGTACAGATTCCGCCGGTGCGTATCCTGCGGCGCGGCGAACTCGACGCCGACGTGCTCGCGATTCTCAAGGCGAATACCCGCTTGCCCGATAGTCTCTGGGGCGATTTGAACGGGCAACTGGCGGCGCTGGAACTGGGCGCACGGCGGCTGGACAACCTGCTCGACGAGTACGGCGACGGCACGGTGCAAGACGCGCTGGTGCAACTGCGCGAGCGCGCCGTGAAACTCATGCGCGCGCATGTCGCTGCGCTGCCCGACGGCGAATATACCTATCACGACACGCTCGACAACGACGGCGTACGCGACGAGCCGCTGACCATCGCGCTGTGCATGCGTGTGGCGGGCGACACGCTGACGCTGGACTTCACCGGCACGTCGCCGGCCTGCATGGGGCCCGTGAATATCTCGCGCGCCACGGCCATCGCGGCGTGTTACGTCGCGCTCAAACATCTGTTCCCTGACGTACCGGCCAATGCGGGCGTGCTCGATGCCGTGAAGTTCGAACTGCCGGAAGGACTGCTGATTTCGGCCCAGCGGCCACGTCCGGTCGGCGGTTACACCGAAACCATTCTGCGCATGATCGACGTGATCTTTTGCGCGATGGCGCAAGCCGCCCCCGAGCGGGCGATGGCGCAGGCCTACGGCACGATCAACGCGCTGTCGATTGCGGGCCATCGCACGGACGCCGAGCGCAAAGGCCAGCGCTGGGTGATGTTCAGCTTCTTCGGCGGCGGCCACGGCGGGCATAGCGATGGCGATGGCCTCTCGCATGGCAACGCGCCGATTTCGACGGCCACGATTCCACCGGTCGAGATTCTGGAAGCCGCGTATCCGGTGCGGTTCACCCAGTGGGCATTGCGTCCGGACTCGGCCGGTGACGGTGAGCATCGCGGCGGGCTCGGGGCCATCTACGAAATCGAACTGCTGGAAGACAGTGCCGAAGCGTTCGTTTTCGGCGAGCGTGGACGCTCGGCACCGCAGGGCATCGCAGGGGGTGAGGCGTCGGTGCCTAACGTCTTTCAGTATCAGAACGAAGGCGAGTGGCATACGCCGCCGATGGCCTCGAAGATGCTCGGCATCAAGCTCGCGCGCGGAGAGCGTGTGCGTCTTGAGACGCCGGGCGGTGGCGGGTACGGCGACCCGGCGCGGCGCGATGCGGGCGCACGAGCGCATGACCGGGCGATGGGGTATGTGACAAACGCGGTGACAAGAGCAGGTGAGGGCGCAGACGCTACCACTGGCAAAGCAACGAAGGAGCAACAGGCATGAGCGCAGCAGCCAACCCGAACCCCTCGCTGGTCGTCGGTGTCGACGTCGGCGGGACGTTTACCGATCTGTTCGTGCTCGACGAAGCGGCCGGCGTGGCGCGCATCGTGAAGGTGCCGTCGACGCGTGGCGAAGAGGCGCGCGGCTTCATGAACGGTATCGAGCGTGTCGAATCTGCCGGGCGGGGTGGCGCTGCAGCGATTGCCACCATCGTGCACGGCACGACAGTGGGCACCAACGCGCTGCTGGAGCGCAAGGTGGCGCGCACCGGCATCATCACGACGACGGGCTTTCGCGACGTGCTGGAAATGCGCCGCCGCGACCGGCCGGCTACGTGGGGGCTGCGCGGCAATTTCACGCCCATCGTGCCGCGCGATCTTCGTCTGGAAGTCGATGAACGCGTGTTGGCCGATGGCACGGTGCACACCGATGTCGATATTGCACAGGTGGAAGCGGCCGCGCGCGCGTTGCTCGAAGCCGGTTGCGAGGCCGTGTGCGTGTTCTTCGTCAATGCATACGCGAATCCGGTCAACGAGCAACGCGCGGTGGCGGCGGTGCGCGCACTTTGGCCCAATAGCAATGTGACGGCAGCGACAGAAGTGCTGCCGGAAATCCGAGAATTCGAACGCTGCTCGACGGCAACCCTCAACGCGTCGCTGCAACCGGTGGTCGGCGGCTATCTGACGCGTCTGGCACGCGATTTGAAAGCGCAGGGCTTCGATGGCGAGTTGCTGGTCGTGCAGAGCAACGGCGGAATCATGTCGCGCGAGACGGCTAGCGATGTGCCGGTGCGCACGGCGCTTTCCGGGCCGGCGGCGGGCGTGATTGCCTGTGCGGCCATTGCGCGCGCGGCAGGCTTCCCGAATGCGGTGACGGGCGACATGGGCGGTACGTCTTTCGACGTGTCGCTGGTAGCGGGCGGCGAGGCGTCGCTCTCGGCGCAGACGTCCATCGAATTCGGCATGGTCGTACGCTCGCCCATGATTCAGATCGAAACGATTGGGGCTGGCGGCGGGTCGATTGCCTCGGTCGATGCCGGTGGCCTGCTTCAGGTGGGGCCGGAATCGGCGGGCAGTATCCCGGGGCCGGCCTGTTACGGGCACGGCAATCTTCGCCCGACGGTCACCGACGCGAATGTCCTGCTCGGACGTATTGCCGCCGACCGCCCGCTGGGTGGCGGTCTGCTCGGCAAGCTCGACAGCGATCTCTCGGCGCAGGCTATCGGCAAGCACGTGGCCGAGCCGCTCGGGCTTGATGTCTACGCCGCCGCCGAGGCCATTCTCACGGTGGCCAACGCCAAGATGGCCGGGGCGATCCGTCTGGTGTCCATCGAGCGCGGTCACGATCCGCGTCAGTTCGCCTATATGCCGTTCGGCGGCGGCGGAGCGCTGCACGTGTGCGCGATGATGCGCGAAGTCGGGACGACCACCGGCATCGTGCCGCGCTATCCGGGTGTGACCTCGGCACTGGGGTGTGTGATCGCCGACATGCGCCACGACAGCGTGCAGACGCTCAACAAGCCGCTCGCGGTGCTCGACACCGACGATCTCGTCGCCCGCATCGAGGCATTGCAGATCGCGTGTCAGCAACGTCTCGACTCGGCGGGGGTGCGTTTCGATGCGGTCAAGGAAGTCATCGAACTCGACATGCTCTACGTGGGCCAAAGCCACACGGTGCGTGTGCCGGTGGCGCGTGAGGCGCTGCACCGCGAAGGTATCGCGCTGGCATTCGAGACGGCGTATCGCGAAGCCTTCGGCCGCGCGCTCGACGGGATTGCCGTGCGCATCATGAATCTGCGATATGCGCGCATCGGCGTGCGTCCGAAGTTCGATCTCGGTGTGCTCGCGCCGCAAGCCATCGAGATGCCGTCATCGCTCGGCACGCAGCGGGTGTATCACGCAGGGCAGTGGTGGGACGCTGTGCGGTTTGCTCGCCTCGATCTGCCGGTCGGCGCAAGCGTGGCCGGCCCGGCGATTCTCGAGCAGTCGGATACGACGATCTGGCTCGAACCGGGGTTCTCCGGGCGCGTGGACGCGCTGGGCAACCTCCTCATCACGCGCAACGCGTGAGCGGCCACCCGGGAGTCATGTCATGAGCCAGAACAACGTGCTCGATGCGGCGCGCACGGCGCTCGTCATCGTGGATTTGCAGAACGACTTCATTACCCCCGGCGGGGCCTACGACCGCGGGGGCGCGGCGACGCCGCAAGCTCAGGCGCTGCCGGCGCGTATTGCGCCGATCGCTCACTCGCTCAAAGCGGCGGGCGGTTTTGTCGCCGCGAGCCAGTTCACGCTCTGGCCGGATGCGCAGGGTGAGCCGATGATTTCGCCCCATCTCAAACAGTTGCGGCCGTTTCTGCGACGTGGCGATTTTGTGGCCGGATCGGCAGGGCACGCGACGGTGGCGTCGCTTGCTGAACACGTGGATGTCTCGGTGTGGAAGGTCGCGTATTCGGCGTTCTTCAACACGCAACTCGACTGGGTGTTGCGACGCGCGGGCATCGAAACGGTGGCCGTGTGCGGCATTGTGACCAATGGCGGCGTGGCCAGCACTGCACGCGATGCCCACATGCGCGACTACCGTGTGCTGGTGCTCTCGGACGGCTGCGCTGCGCCGACGCCGGCCGCCCATGACGCGGCGCTGGCTGATCTACGCTCGGTCGGAGACGTTGTGACTTGTGAGGCCTTCACCGGCCGGATCGCCGCATGAGCGCGCCGCTTGCACCGGTGATTCGCAAGGGGCGTCCGCCCGTCGACGATTTGCCGCAACTGAGCGTGGTGATCGTGGGCGCGGGGGCTTGCGGGCTGACCGCCGCACTGGTCTTGCAGGACGCAGGCATCGACTGTGTGCTGCTGGAGCGCGACGCGGTGCCGAGTGGATCGACGGCGCTGTCGTCGGGTTTCATCCCAGCGGCTGGCAGCGAGGTGCAGCAGGCGGCAGGTATCGACGATAGCCCGGCGCAGTTCGCACACGACATCTTGCGCAAGACCGAGGGCAAGGCGGCCGCCCATCTGGTCGAGGCGTATGCGCGGGCTTCCGGCCCGGCCATGGATACGTTGGCGCGCCACGGTTTGGCGTTCGAAATTCTCGATGGGTTTCTGTATCCCGGGCACAGCGTGCGTCGTATGCACAGCCTGCCGGAGCGCACGGGGGCGGCGCTGATGGCAGCGCTTGAGCGCGCCGTGCAGGCGACGGATGCGCCGCTGCTCACGCGAACCGTCGTGCGCGAACTCTGGACCGATGACGACGACCGCATTAGCGCCGTGGGTGGCGTGCGGCCCGACGGTGCGATGGAGTATCTGGGCTGCGACATGCTGCTGCTTGCCTGCAACGGCTTCGGTGGGAATGCGGTGCTCAGGGGCGAGTGGCTGCCCGAGATGGCGCAGGCGGTCTACGGCGGTCACGAAGGCAACGACGGTAGCGCGCTGCTTTGGGGGCAAGCGCTGGGGGCGGCACAGGCCGACCTCGGTGGCTATCAGGGCCACGGCTCGTGGGCAACGCCGCACGGCGTGTTGATTTCGTGGGCCGTCATCATGGACGGCGGCGTGCAAATCAATCGCAACGGCGAGCGCTTTCACGACGAGACGCACGGCTATTCCGAAGCGGCGGTGAACGTGCTGGCGCAGCCCGACGGTGTGGCGTGGAATGTGTTCGACGCGCAGACGCTCGCGCTGGCACGCACGTTTCCCGATTTTCAAGAGGCCGAGGCGGCGGGGGCGCTCAAGACCTGTGGCGATATCGATGCGCTCGCGACTGTCATCGGGTGCGATGCGCAGACGCTGCGCACGACATTGGCAGGGATTGCCCCCGGGGTCACGGCAGACGACGGGCGACGGTTTGTCCGCACACTTAGCGCGCCGTATTACGCCGTTAAGGTCACCGGTGCCTTGTTTCACACGCAGGGCGGGCTCGATATCGACGCGCATTGCCGCGTGTTGTATCCGGACGGCAGGCCGTTCCCGAACTTGCTCGCCGCCGGTGGGGCTGCGCGCGGCGTGTCGGGCAATGCCGTGTGGGGCTACTTGTCAGGTAATGGACTGCTCTCGGCCGTCGCGGGCGGCTACCTTGCGGCGAAGACCGCCATCGATGCGTTGCGGGGTGTTTCTGCTGCGGCACTCGCCACCCATTCACAGGAGATTTCCGAATGACGTTGTCGTCATCTCTCAAACACCGGCTCGGCGACGGCGTGCTGCTCGCGCCGGGTGTCTACGACGCTTTGTCGGCACTGATCGCCGAACAGGCGGGCTTCGAAGCGCTTTATCTCTCGGGCGCTTCGATCGCCTATACCCGGCTCGGCCGGTCGGACATTGGTCTGACGACCTATCCGGAGGTGGAAGACACCCTCGCGCGAATCGCGGAGCGTGTGTCGGTGCCGGTGATCGTCGACGCCGATACCGGCTTCGGCAATGCGCTCAACGTCAAGCGCACCGTGCGCGGGTTTGAGCGCGCTGGCGCGGCGATGATTCAACTGGAAGACCAGACGTTCCCGAAACGTTGCGGGCATCTCGACGGCAAGGGCGTCGTGAGTGTGCAGGAAATGACGGGCAAGGTACGCGCTGCCGTTGATGCACGTCACGATGCCCGTACGCTCATTCTGGCGCGTACCGATGCGGTAGCGGTCGAAGGTCTGGATGCCGCGCTCGATCGCGCCGAACAGTATCTGGAAGCCGGTGCGGATGCGTTGTTCATCGAGGCGCTGCGCACGACGGAACAGATGGTGGCGGCGTGCGAGCGCTTTGCAGGGCGTGTGCCGTTGCTCGCCAACATGGTGGAGGGCGGTAAAACGCCGGTGCAAAGTGTGCAGGCGCTGGCCGATATCGGTTTTCGTATCGTCATCTTCCCGGGCGGCACGGCGCGTGCCGTGGCCCACACGTTGCAGGGTTACTACGCCAATCTGCACACACAAGGCACGACGGCCGCATGGCGCGAACGCATGCTCGATTTCGACGGACTGAATGCGGTGATCGGTACGCCGGAATTGTTGGCGCAGGGGAAGCAGTACGAGTAAGCAAGATGCGTGCGGCACCCGCGCGGAAACGAGGCGGGTGCGGCGCCGAAAGCATCGGCGCGTGACGTGGGTCGCGCCGGTAGATGGGCCCGTCGCGGATGACTTCGCGACGGGCCTTTTTTGCTTCAGACGATGCCGGTCTCGCGCAGCGCCGTGATCTTCGCGTCGTCGAACCCCAGACGTTCGCGCAGGATATCGTCGCTGTGCTGGCCGAGCGTGGGCGGTGCCGTGCGTGCGACCGGCGGGGTTTCGCTCATCTTCATCGGGCTGGCCACGAGGCGCGCGACGCCGCCTGACGGATGCGGCAATTCGATGGCCATTTCCCGTGCGACCACCTGCGGGTGGGCAAACACTTCCGGCAGCGTGTTGATCGGGCCGCACGGCACGCCTGCGGCTTCGAGCTTGTTGATCCAGACGTCCTTGCCGAACTTGCGCACCATCTCGACGAGGATCGGCACCAGCACTTCACGATGGCGAACACGCGCCGGATTGGTGGCAAAGCGCACGTCGTCGGCGAGCGCGGTTTCTTCACCGGCTTCCACGAACCTGCGGAACTGACCGTCGTTGCCCACGGCGACGATGATCCAGCCGTCGTCACCCGTCTGGAACGTCTGATATGGCACGATGTTCGGATGCGCGTTGCC belongs to Pandoraea norimbergensis and includes:
- a CDS encoding hydantoinase B/oxoprolinase family protein, producing the protein MLDPVTLAVLKGRLEQIADEMDATLYRSAFNPIIAEAHDACHGIYDAATGATLVQGKSGLPVFVGAMAFAVQAAARAAAERGGMVEGDVWLFNDPYEGGTHANDFKLVRPVFRNGTLYCFLASAAHWHDVGGAVPGNYNPAATECWQEAVQIPPVRILRRGELDADVLAILKANTRLPDSLWGDLNGQLAALELGARRLDNLLDEYGDGTVQDALVQLRERAVKLMRAHVAALPDGEYTYHDTLDNDGVRDEPLTIALCMRVAGDTLTLDFTGTSPACMGPVNISRATAIAACYVALKHLFPDVPANAGVLDAVKFELPEGLLISAQRPRPVGGYTETILRMIDVIFCAMAQAAPERAMAQAYGTINALSIAGHRTDAERKGQRWVMFSFFGGGHGGHSDGDGLSHGNAPISTATIPPVEILEAAYPVRFTQWALRPDSAGDGEHRGGLGAIYEIELLEDSAEAFVFGERGRSAPQGIAGGEASVPNVFQYQNEGEWHTPPMASKMLGIKLARGERVRLETPGGGGYGDPARRDAGARAHDRAMGYVTNAVTRAGEGADATTGKATKEQQA
- a CDS encoding LeuD/DmdB family oxidoreductase small subunit; the encoded protein is MTLPTSSPDALAPVHRTWVVGADIDTDALAPGAYMKFGIDEIARHCLHRVRPEFAAQVRPGDVLVAGPNFGIGSSREQAAAALVHLGVRAVIAPSFNGLYFRNAFNVGLLLLTCADAQCIAEGETLRLAPRVGFIERADGSRLACENVPGFLLDMVEAGGLLNLLKRRSSTSHATPNGASSC
- a CDS encoding hydantoinase/oxoprolinase family protein; translation: MSAAANPNPSLVVGVDVGGTFTDLFVLDEAAGVARIVKVPSTRGEEARGFMNGIERVESAGRGGAAAIATIVHGTTVGTNALLERKVARTGIITTTGFRDVLEMRRRDRPATWGLRGNFTPIVPRDLRLEVDERVLADGTVHTDVDIAQVEAAARALLEAGCEAVCVFFVNAYANPVNEQRAVAAVRALWPNSNVTAATEVLPEIREFERCSTATLNASLQPVVGGYLTRLARDLKAQGFDGELLVVQSNGGIMSRETASDVPVRTALSGPAAGVIACAAIARAAGFPNAVTGDMGGTSFDVSLVAGGEASLSAQTSIEFGMVVRSPMIQIETIGAGGGSIASVDAGGLLQVGPESAGSIPGPACYGHGNLRPTVTDANVLLGRIAADRPLGGGLLGKLDSDLSAQAIGKHVAEPLGLDVYAAAEAILTVANAKMAGAIRLVSIERGHDPRQFAYMPFGGGGALHVCAMMREVGTTTGIVPRYPGVTSALGCVIADMRHDSVQTLNKPLAVLDTDDLVARIEALQIACQQRLDSAGVRFDAVKEVIELDMLYVGQSHTVRVPVAREALHREGIALAFETAYREAFGRALDGIAVRIMNLRYARIGVRPKFDLGVLAPQAIEMPSSLGTQRVYHAGQWWDAVRFARLDLPVGASVAGPAILEQSDTTIWLEPGFSGRVDALGNLLITRNA
- a CDS encoding 3-isopropylmalate dehydratase large subunit, coding for MAQTLTQKLLAAACGRAEVAVGEIVTCRVDLAMFHDSSGPRRLQPMLESLGAQLWDKSKVVLVIDHYVPESDDESRRIVRIARDWAQAQALPNVYDSVGICHVVVPEHGHLRPGMFCVGGDSHSPTGGAFGAYMFGIGSTEMLGVAVSGEIWVKVPTTIQMRWDGRLADGVTAKDMMLHMIGRFGMNGGRYQAIEFCGEAVRALSMQERMTLSNMSAELGSQVGLVAPDATTVEYLRSVGVTDGIDATDVTRWQSDADAVAEVHAFDANTLAPQVAAPHSPANTRAIDAFADISVDVTYLGACTGAKLEDLRAAARVLKGRRVAEGMRFVVAPASARDQAQAAREGVMDVLVAAGAQVLANTCGACAGYGGSIPEGATVMSSTARNFKGRMGAETAQVYLGSPYTVAAAALTGRIADPRDVLA